The Amycolatopsis sp. QT-25 genomic sequence GCCTTCCGGCCAGGTGGCGGCGGTCAGTTCGTCGACCAGCGGGTGCTCGGGGGCGACCACCAGATACGTGGCGCCGAACAGGGTGTCGGGACGGGTGGTGAAGACCTCGATCCGCTGCTCGCCCGCCTCGAACGACACGCGCGCACCGTGCGAGCGGCCGATCCAGTTGCGCTGCATGGACTTGACCTTCTCGGGCCAGTCCAGCAGGTCCAGGTCGTCGACCAGCCGGTCGGCGTAGGCGGTGATCCGCATCATCCACTGCCGCAGGTTGCGGCGGAAGACCGGGAAGTTGCCGCGCTCACTGCGGCCGTCGGAGGTGACCTCTTCGTTCGACAGCACCGTGCCCAGGCCGGGGCACCAGTTCACCGGCGCCTCGGACAGGTAGACCAGGCGATGCGAGTCGATGATCTTCAACTGCTCGGCGCGGGTCAGCTCGCACCAGTTGCGGCCGTCGGGGATACGACGCTTGTCCTGCGCGTACTCGGTCTCCAGCTCGACGATTGGCCGGGCCCTGCCCGCCTTCTCGTCGTACCAGGAGTTGTAGATCTGCAGGAAGATCCACTGGGTCCACTTGTAGTAGTCCGGGTCGATCGTCGAGATCCGGCGACGCTCGTCGTGACCCAGGCCCAGGCGCCGGATCTGGCGCAGGTAGGTCTCCATGTTCTCTTCGGTCGTCTTGCGCGGGTGCTGTCCCGTCTGCACCGCGTACTGCTCGGCGGGCAGGCCGAACGCGTCGAAGCCCATCGTGTGCAGCACGTTCCGGCCGATCATGCGGTGGTACCGCGCGAAGACGTCGGTCGCGATGAAGCCCAGCGGGTGGCCGACGTGCAGACCGGCGCCCGACGGGTACGGGAACATGTCCTGGACGAACAGCTTGTCCGACGGGACGGACGAACCACCGTCGCTCTCGTCCGCGAGGGGGCCGACCGGGTTCGGCGCGTGGTAGGTGCCGTGGTCGGACCAGTAGTCCTGCCAACGCTGCTCGATCTGGCCCGCCAGCTCCGCGGTGTAGCGGTGCTGAGGGGCCGAGTCGGCGCCTTCGCTCGCCTGGTTCATCGCCGAAATCCTCCGTGCTCATCCACGTCAAGCCACTCCAGAAACAACTCGACCCCTCAGCCCGGAGGGCATGAGGGGTCGCCGCGCTGGTCCCGGCCGATCCGCCGAGTTCAGCGCGGCAAGCCGAGGAGCAGCCGAGCCGTGTTCATGAGTCCAGTTTAACCCGCTGGTCAAAGCCGTTCCGCGGGGACCGCCAGAGCGATGAACTGGGTCACCTGGGTCGCCGAGAAGTTGTTGTCGCTGACGAGCACCAGACCGCGCTCGCCGTTCGGGAGCCGCGGGCCCCAGGTCATCCCCTCGACGTTGTCCACAGTGGACAACTTGAAGTCCGCCAGGTCCGCCAGCAGGCGCTTCTTGACCGGTTCGACCTTTTTCGCGTCGGCCAGCGAGGACATCCTCAGGATGTTCGTGGCGCCCTTGGTGTCGATCTCGTAGATGCGGATCTTGTTGCCGACGCCGGTGACGAACGAGCGCTCCATCACCAGGTAGCGCGTCGGATCGGCCTGGTCGACGGCCAGCAGCGACGAGATACCGGTGGTCGCGAAGGCGCCGGGCGGGTTCGGCGACGCGAAGACCTTCTCCTGCGGGTACGCGTACTGCGCCAGGACCGGCCCGAACCGCGACTGCACGGTGATCCGCGAAAGGGCGCCGGAGGTGGTGTTCGCCTCCGGCCCGTCCTGCAGCAGCGGCCCCTCGACCGAGCTGGCGACCAGCGAGCCGAAGCCCGCGAAAGTGAGGCCTTCGAGAGCGAGGTTCTGCCTCGGCCCAGCCGTCTCGGTCATCTTCTCGTTGGCGGGGATCGGCAGGTCACGGACGTAGGCGCCGTCGCGTTTCGCCTCGCGGATCGACGGGTCGATCCGTGCCGCCGCCGACCGCTCGCCCTCCTGCGACCAGACGTACCGGCCGGTCCAGGGGTCGACGCGCAGCTCTTCGGGGTCGATGGTCTGCATGTTCGGCGGCTGCGCGGGGTCGTTCTTCGCGAGCGGCGGGTACGGCGTGCCGTCGGGACGCAGGAGCGGCTTGGTGCCGGTGAAGGTGACCGGGCCGAGTCCCTTGGCGTCCAGGGAGAACTCGGCCGTGTAGAACCGGGCCGGGTTGATCCCGGACCGGTCGTCGCAGATCAGCGCGTACTCGCCGGTGCGGGGGTCGAAGTCGATGCTGGAGAGACCCCCGACGACCGTGCCCTCGTAGGGCAGGGCGTTCGGGACGATCTGTTCCCCGATCAGGCGAAGGGGACGGTGACCCGCTTCGGCGGCGGGTGCCGCCGTCAGGGTGAGGGGGACGGCCCCGATCAGGGCGAGGGCGACAGCTCGGCGTGACATGGCCTATAGCACAGTCGATCAGGGTATCCGGGAGGTTGCCGGAACGTCACGCTTATCCTCGTGGAGTGTTCGTCATAGCGCTGGTCCCGATCGTGCTGGGTGTCCTCGTCGGCTGGGGTGGGTTCCTCGGCCTGCGTGAGAAGCTGCCGCGTGACCGCGGCGCCGGTGTGCGCACCGCCGCCACGATGCGCGGTGAAGAGGCCTTCCGCCTGGGCAACAAGGTCGCCGGGCCACCGACGCTGGCGGGCGGCGTGATCGCCGTCCTGGCGGGGATCGCCGCACTGGTCATGCCGACGACGTTCGGGCTGCTGCTCGCCTCGTTCGTGGGTGTGCTCGGGATGATCGCGCTGGTCGCGGCCGGGGGAGTGCTCGGCAACCGCGCCGCCGCGACGGTCCCCGAACCCGAACCGGAGCGGCCCGCCGGATGCAGTGGCTGCGCCTGCGGGACCTGCGGCGTCTTCAAGAAGGCCGACACCGCCACCGCTTAATTGCGCTGGAGATCTCCCGGGTGGGTGGCCAGCAGCGCCAGCGGGATGCCCTGCCGCCGCAGCACCTGACCCCAGAGGTCGTGGTCCGGTGAGGCGAGGACGTCGCTGGGCAACGCCGGGGCGATCACCCAGTCGTCCCGTTCGATCTCGTTCGCCAGCTGGCCGGAGTCCCAGCCCGCGTACCCGGCGAACACCCGCACACCGCGGACCTTCGGGACCAGCATCTCGGGATCGGTGTCGAGATCGACCAGCGCGACCGGACCGCGGACGGCGATCACCCCCGGCACGCTGGACGCCGTCTCACCGGTCCGCAACGCGGCCAGGCACAACGCCGTCTTCTTCTCCACCGGACCGCCGACGAACACCGACTGCGGTTCGGCGACGTGCCCGCCCCAGTTGGGGAGCACGTCGTACACCGGGACGTCACTCGGCCGGTTGAGCACGACCCCGAGCGTTCCCTCGTCCCGGTGGTCGATGACGAACACGACGGTCCGCCGGAAATTCGGATCGAACATCGTGGGGGCGGCGACCAGGAGCGTTCCCGGTTCGACCTCGGCGTCCGCTGGCACGTCCGCCATGATCCCACTTCGAGTGGGGACAAATCGTCCGGCACTGGGAACAACAGCATCACGAGCACCGTTGGACACAACGGTCGGTGCGCTTTCCGTGTCCCCCGGGCTCACTGAAGAACCGCCTTTGTGGAATACCGTCCGGCTGGAGCCACACTGCGCATAGCCGCCGAGAGGCGACCCTGAAGCGCACCGGCCGCCTCCCTGCTCGCGGTGCGAAAAGGGAGAACCGCTGATACGGCTCCGCCCTTGGCATTAGGGTGACGCTTACCGACACCGGGTGGCGTAGGCCCGGGATCAAGTACTTCCGGGGGCTCAAGTGACGACGGCCGGCGACGACAGCGCACGCCTCGAAGCGCGCAATGCCGCCATGAAGGACCAGGTCGACACGCTGCTCGAGCAGTTCGAGCGCCAGACGGCCCAGCTCAGGGACGCGCAGGAAGCCGCTTCGCAGACTTCGGCGACGGTGGTTTCGCAGGACGGCCTCGTCCGCGCCACCATCGACGCGACCGGCACGCTCGCGAAGCTGGAGATCCAGCCGAACGCCTTCGAGCGCACCACTCCCGCCCAGCTGGCCAACACGGTGCTGAACCTGGTGCGTCAGGGATCACTGCAGGTCAAGCAGCAGGTCGCCGATCTGATGGCGCCGATCACCGAAGGGCTGCCGGATCTCTCGGACCTCATCGAAGGCGCTCCTTCGCTGCAAGGGCTGCTGCCGTCGATTCCCGACTTCCTCGCGGAAGAAGAAGAGACGGCGCCGTCGAAGTCCGACGAGGACTTCGACGCGCCGCTGATGATCAAGGACGACACACCGTCGCCTCCGCCGGCCCCGCCCGCGCCGCCGGCACCGAAACCGGTGCCGAAACGGGTGCGCCGGCAGGACGACGATGAGGAAGAACCGCCTTCGAGCTGGATGACCAGGGGGGTCTGATGCCGAACGGTGGGTTCACCGCGGATCCGGACGCGGTGAAGACGGCCGCGGCCAAGCTGGGGCTGGCCGCGGATCAGCTGGACGACGCGGGCAAGGAACTGCTGGCCGCGATGAACTCGCTCGGCCGATGCTGGGGCGACGACGACGCCGGCAAGGAGTTCGCCAAGGACTACGAGCCGGGCGCTCAGGGCTCGTCCGAAGGGTTCGCGAACGTCGTCGAGGCGCTGCGGGGCATGCAGCACAACGTCGAACGGTCGATGACCGCGTTCACGAACGCAGAGGAAGAGATCAAGACGACGCTGGACAAGAAGGTCTAGCGCCGTGGGTATGGAGATGCCCGACGCGGTCAAGTGGCTCTTGCCGATCGTCGTCGGGGAAAGCTGGCCCGAAGGCGACGAGGACAAACTCCGCGATCTGCGCGACGCCTGGCACAACGCCTCGAAGGCCATCCAGCCGATCGCCGACACCGCGACCAAGGGCGCCACCGAGGTCCTCGGCGGCTGGAGCGGCCAGGGCGCGGAGAAGTTCGCCGAGGCCTGGAAGAAGTTCGTCGAGGGCGACGAAGCGTATTTCAAGTCGCTCGCCGACTCCTCGAAGGCGCTCGGCGACTCGTGCAACGCGACCGCGCTGGACGTCGAGTACACGAAGTACATGATCATCATCTCGCTGGTGATCCTCGCCGCGCAGATCGTCGCGATGATCGCGGCCGCCGCGGTGACCTTCGGCGGTTCGACGGCCGGGATCGCGCCGGCGCAGATCGCCACCCGCATGACCGTCCAGATGATCTTCCGGCAGCTGATGCAGAAGCTCGCGCAGGAAGGCTTCAAGAAGGTCGCGAAGGAACTCCTCGAGAAACTCCTCAAGGAGGGCCTGAAGAAGATCGGCAAGGAGGTCCTGCAGAACACGGCGATGAACCTCGCCATGGACGCGGGCATCCAGGGCCTCCAGATGGCCAAGGGCGACCGCGACAGCTGGGACTCGAGCAAGACCAAGGATTCCGCGATCAGCGGCGCCGTCGACGGCGTGGTCGGCGCGGGCAGCAGCAGTATCGGCAAGGGCGCCACCAAGGGCCTCTCCGACAGCGTGGGCGGCCAGATCGTCGACAGCGCGGCGCGGGGTGCCGTGCGCGGTGCGGCCGAAGGCGTCGCCAGCACGGTCGGGCAGGCCGCCGTCACCGGTGACCTGGACAAGCTTTCGGCCAAGGACGTCCTGATGGGCGCTTCCGGCGGGGCCGTGGGCGGCGGTGTCGACGGGGCGAAGAGCCAGATCGGCGACATCCGCGCCGCGAACACGCCCACCGCCGCGGGGGACGGCCCTCCGGCGCCGGATGTCGATTCCCCGGATTCGGGGACGCCTTCGCATACTCCGGGCTCGTCGGATTCCGGTTCGTCTTCGGATTCGCGTTCCTCCTCGCGGTCGGACTCTGCGGCGGACTCGTCGCCGCGGTCCACCGCGGACAGTGACGCGGCTTCGAGCCGCGGTTCGGCTGATCCGCAGCCGCGTTCCGAGGGCGGCCCGCAGCGGGCGGCGGACAGCGACCGGGTCGACCAGTCGTCGACGCGGGCCCCGGAACGTCCGGCCGACGCCCCGGCGAACACCGGTGACGGTCAGCGGGCGGCGCAGACCCACCAGAACGCGCCGGCGGCGACCGCGGACAACGGTCCCGGTCAGCAGCAGGCCGCGCCGGGTAGTCAGCAGCAGGCACCCGCCGCCCAGACGCAGGCCCCCGCGGCGGGCGCCGCCCAGACACCGGCGGGAAGCCCGGCACCGGCGTCGAGTCCCGCGTCCGGACCGGCCTCCGGTCCGACACAGAGCCCGGCCTCCACTCCGGCGTCCACTCCGGCGTCCGGAGCGGCCTCCGGTTCAACGCAAAGCCCGACGTCCAATCCCGCGTCCGGACCGGCCTCCGGTCCGACACAGAGCCCGGCCTCCACTCCGGCGTCCACTCCGGCGTCCGGAGCGGCCTCCGGTTCAACGCAAAGCCCGACGTCCAATCCCGCGTCCGGAGCGGCCTCCGGTCCGACACAGAGCCCGGCCTCCACTCCGGCGTCCGGAGCGGCCTCCGGTCCAACGCAAAGCCCGACATCGAGCCCCGCGTCCGGAGCGGACTCCAGCTCGTCGCAGAGTCCTGCACACAGTTCTTCGCAGTCCAGCGCGATGCCACCTGCCGCTTCCTCCGGCGCCCCCACCTCGACGGGTGCGCCGTCGAGTTCGGGCGGTTCGTCCTCCGGCGGATACGGCATGGCGCCGAATCCCGGTTCGAGCTCGCCCGCTCCGTCGGGTGGATACGGCATGGCTCCCGGCGGCAACCCGCCCGGCAACGGTCCGGCACCCGGTGGTTTCCCCTCTCCCGGGCACGATCCGTCCCGGCCCGGCCGGCCGAACGACGGCGTCCAGGCCGCGGGCTTCACCGGCAACGGTGGACCGCAGCAGCCGCGTTTCGACCAGCCGCCCGCCCCGATGCCCTTCCAGGGCCAGCAGCCGATGCAGCCGCCGCCTCCGGGTGGTTTCGCACCTCCGCCGCCGCCTCCCGGTGGTGGTGGCCCCATGCCGCCGCGAGGACCGCACGGGCAGCCCGGCCCGATGGGCCCGCGTCCGACCGGACCGCAGCCACCGCCCCAGCAGCCCGGTCAGGGCGGCTATCCGCAGGACCGCGGGCCGCGGCAGCGTCCTCAGCAGCCGCCACAACCGCCACAGCCGCCGGGTCCGCAGGGTCCGCCGCGCCCGCCTCAGGGATACCAGGGCAGGCCGGGACCGGGTCCCGGCCCGAACGGCGGGATCCCGCCGCGTCCGCAGACGCCTCCGCCCGGCCCGCCGCCGGGCAGCCGCGGTCCGGCCGGTCATCCGCCGCGGCCCCAGCATCCGGGCAACGGTCCGTTCCCCGGCAACCGCGGCCCCGTGCCGCCGCCTCCGCCCGGCCATCACCCTGGTCAGCCCGGTCGTCCCGGACCGCAGTCCGGGCGGCCGATGCCGCCCGGTGCCGAGCCGCCGCGGTTCGGTGGTCCGCAACGCCCGCCGCAGGTCCCGGCACCTCGCCCCGGCCACGACGGGAACGCGGCTCCCCAGGACCGCACGCGGCAGCCGCAGCGTCCCCCGCAGCAGCAGCCCCCGATGCGACCGGCGGAGCAGGCGCCGCGGCAGGAATCCCCCGACGTGCCCAGGGACGCCGAGCTGCCCAAGGACGTCGACGCACTCAGGGACACGGACGCGCCCAAGGACACCGACGTCCCCAAGGACACGGACGCGCCCAGGAACACCGAGACGCCGAAGGACGTCGAGACCCCCAAGGACGTCGAGACGCCGAAGGACACCGAGACGCCCCAGGACGTCACGCCCGACGACAGGACCACCGACGAACCCGGTACCACCGTCGACGAGCCGTACCTGACGGATCCGGACTTCCACACGGACGACCCCGCCGCCTATCGCGCGCTCGCCGAGACGCAGATCGACAAGCGGGGTTTCGACGCCGAGACCGGAGAAGCGCGGAGCGAACAGGTCCGCCGCGAAGCCCTCGCCAAACGCGACACCCACGAAGATCCGCGCGTCAGGGAGATGTCGGATCAGGGCGCGTACGCGGTGCACAGCTACACGCGTACCGACATGGCCGAGAGGATCACGCACGCCCAGCGCCACGGCGGTGCGGAACTGGACGCGCTCCGGCCGCACATCGAGGCGATCACCTCCGGCCTCAACGAGATGCCCGCCTACGAGGGCCTCGTCTCGCGGCGGGTGAACTTCAACGGCAACGAGAGCGCGATCCGGAGTTTCCTCGAGGCGCACGCCAGGGGTCAGGTCATCGTCGACCCGCAGATGCTGAGCACGTCGCGGGTCACGCCCGACCATCCGCGCAGCACCTTCCCCGGTGAAGTCGAGATGCGCATCCAGTCGAAGACCGGACGCCACATCGAGGATCTCGCGTCCCTCAAGGACGAACGCGAAGTGCTGATGAAGTCGGCGACGCAACTGCGTGTCACCGACGTCAAGATGGGCCCGGGGCATCCCGACCATCCCGATTACCGGAAGCGGCTGGACGACGGCTCGCCCAACGACCTGCCGAAGTGGATCGTCGAATGCGAAGAGGTCGTCGCCGGTGAAGACGGCCACCTGAGCCCGGACGAGGTCCATCAGAAGGTCGCCGAGCGGCGCGAGTTCAACAACGCCGTGCAGGAGCGGCTGGCGCGGGAAGCGGCCGATCAGGAAGCCCAGTTGCGCCGCGACCACCCGGAGCTGTTCCAGAACAAGGGCCTCGCGGGACTCGAGACCAAGTTGGCCGACGGCAAGGGCGGCTGGGTCGACGCCGCCGACACCCCCGCCCAGGACATCCCCAAGCCGAGGGAGCACGTTCCCGAGGGTGGCTGGTCCGAGCTGGCGAAGCCGCTCGACGAGGGCGGGACGCCGGTCATCCACGCCGGTTCGGCCGAGACACCGCATCAGCAGGTGCGGCTGCTCATGGACGCGATCCCGGCCATCGGCGAGGCCAACAGCCGCAACTACTACGCGCCCGAATCGTGGCAGGACGGCTACCGGACGAACTCGGCCGAGTCGCTGGTCGCGTTCGAGGACCGGATGAACGGTGGCGACTCGGTCGCCGGGCCGTCGACCGGTGGTTCGCCGTTGCAGCACGTCAGCGACCGGGTCGGCGGGCAGTGGTCGGATCGGAACGGCTTCGCCGACGTCGCCCGCGAGCTGGGTGGACGTCCGGTCGGCGCGCGGACCGCGGTGGCGTTCGAGCAGCACGCCGCCGCCGAGCCGAACGCGCCGGAGGGTTCCCCGCGCTCCAAGGACCGGATCGAGACGCGGATCGTCGCCGCGGTACACACGCCGCACGGCGTGGTCTTCGCCGACCCGATGACCGGACGGCTCGCGACACTGCCCGACGACCCGACGTCGATCAAGGCGATGCCGATGGGCGGCGGCGATGCCCCGCACCCGCCGGAAGCGCCGGAACAGACGCACACCGACAAGTCCCCCGAGGCCGAAACACCGGTTCGAGAGCAGTCGCCGAAGACCGGACTCGACATCGCCGACCGGCTCAAGGGCCCGGAAGAAACACCCAAGCGGCTCGACGAAAGCTATCTCGGCGACGAGAACTTCCGTGGCATGCCGGAGGATCACAAGAGCCTCCGTGACCGCTACGACAACGCCGACCTCGCCGAGCAGGCCCGCGAGAAGGCGCTCAAGCGACTCGAGGCCAGCCCGCTGAAGGACCGCGTCTCGCCCGAAGCCGCGGAAGCGATCTACTCGTACTCGCGCGAACACGCGTACGCGATCAACGAGGCGAACCGCCGGGGTGAAGCGCACCCTGACTTCGAGAACGCCCAGCGCAGCACCCGGGCCATCGTCGGCGCGCTCAACGAGCTGCCGGACTTCCACGGTGAGGCCATCCGCGGCATCGACACCAAGGGCGACCTGCGCGCCGCCGCGATCATGGCGGCGCACTACGAGCCGGGGCAGACCGTCCCCGAGCCGACGATGACCAGCTCCACCATCAAGACGTCGCCGGACACGAAGTCGAAGTTCGGCGAAGACGTCGAGATCCACATCGTCTCGAAGACCGGCAAGGACGTTTCGTCGCTCGCCGAGAACCCGGGCGAGAACGAGGCGATCAACAAGCCGGCGACGCAGCTTTACGTGCACAGCAAGGAGTTCAAGACTCCGCCGCTGGTCGACCGGCCGAAGTGGGTCATCCACGCCGAGGAGGTCACTCCCGGCGACCCGCGCTACCTGGACCCCGAGACCGCCAAGCAGAAGATGGACGAGCGGCGCGCCCGGCACGCCGCCGAGGCACCCGAACTCGCGCGCCTGGCCCAGGCGCGGTCGATGGCGCGCCTCGGTGGCTTCGACGAGCCGCAGACCCCGCACCTCACCACGGAGAACCCGGCGCGGCACGGGGTCGCGGACGCCGACAAGGGCCCGGAGTACGGCGAGCAGACCGCTCAGGACCACTCCGTCACCGACGACACGGCGGAGTTGCCGGTCCCCGAACGGGACTACTCGTCGATGGCGGTCGCGACGAACCCGCCGAGCGAACCGGCGATCCACGCCGGCTCGGCGAGCCCCGCGCGGCAGGCCGCGTACCTCGCGGACCGGCATCCGCGGCTGGCCGAGGTCAACCCGCACTTCCACGACCCCGACGCGCTGGCCAACGGCTACCGGTCCAACTGCACCCGCACGCCGGGCGCGTACATGGACCGGCTGAACGGCATCGATTCGACCGCCGATCCGCTGCTGGTGCACGAAATGGACAGCCAGGGTTCGCTGGACCACGTCGAGGAGCGCTTCGGCGGCCAGTTCTCCGACCGCGCCGACTACGACACCGTCATCCGCGAGATGCGGGGCATGCCGACCGAGCACCACGCGGTCGTGGCGGTGAAGTACCTCGACGAGAACGGCGTCGAGCGCGGGCACATCGCCATGGTGGCCAACACCCGCGACGGCGTCGCGTTCATCGACCCGCAGTCCGGTGCGCTGATGAGCCTGCCGCATCCGCCGCTGGGCATGAAGCTGATGCACGTCGGCGTCCCGGAGGGCCCGGCCGCTCAGCACACCGACGGCCACACCACGCGGACGGACACCGCTTCGGCGCGGCCCGCCGACCCGCGGATCGCGTTCGCGCGGCCGGATCAGCCGGTGGATCCGCGCCTCGCCTACGCCAGGGAAGACACCCCCGACGTGCCGCCGTCGCGGATCGGGCCGGACGGCCGTCCGATCGT encodes the following:
- a CDS encoding esterase-like activity of phytase family protein — encoded protein: MSRRAVALALIGAVPLTLTAAPAAEAGHRPLRLIGEQIVPNALPYEGTVVGGLSSIDFDPRTGEYALICDDRSGINPARFYTAEFSLDAKGLGPVTFTGTKPLLRPDGTPYPPLAKNDPAQPPNMQTIDPEELRVDPWTGRYVWSQEGERSAAARIDPSIREAKRDGAYVRDLPIPANEKMTETAGPRQNLALEGLTFAGFGSLVASSVEGPLLQDGPEANTTSGALSRITVQSRFGPVLAQYAYPQEKVFASPNPPGAFATTGISSLLAVDQADPTRYLVMERSFVTGVGNKIRIYEIDTKGATNILRMSSLADAKKVEPVKKRLLADLADFKLSTVDNVEGMTWGPRLPNGERGLVLVSDNNFSATQVTQFIALAVPAERL
- a CDS encoding SdpI family protein codes for the protein MFVIALVPIVLGVLVGWGGFLGLREKLPRDRGAGVRTAATMRGEEAFRLGNKVAGPPTLAGGVIAVLAGIAALVMPTTFGLLLASFVGVLGMIALVAAGGVLGNRAAATVPEPEPERPAGCSGCACGTCGVFKKADTATA
- a CDS encoding YqgE/AlgH family protein — protein: MADVPADAEVEPGTLLVAAPTMFDPNFRRTVVFVIDHRDEGTLGVVLNRPSDVPVYDVLPNWGGHVAEPQSVFVGGPVEKKTALCLAALRTGETASSVPGVIAVRGPVALVDLDTDPEMLVPKVRGVRVFAGYAGWDSGQLANEIERDDWVIAPALPSDVLASPDHDLWGQVLRRQGIPLALLATHPGDLQRN
- a CDS encoding YbaB/EbfC family nucleoid-associated protein, which codes for MTTAGDDSARLEARNAAMKDQVDTLLEQFERQTAQLRDAQEAASQTSATVVSQDGLVRATIDATGTLAKLEIQPNAFERTTPAQLANTVLNLVRQGSLQVKQQVADLMAPITEGLPDLSDLIEGAPSLQGLLPSIPDFLAEEEETAPSKSDEDFDAPLMIKDDTPSPPPAPPAPPAPKPVPKRVRRQDDDEEEPPSSWMTRGV
- a CDS encoding WXG100 family type VII secretion target, translated to MPNGGFTADPDAVKTAAAKLGLAADQLDDAGKELLAAMNSLGRCWGDDDAGKEFAKDYEPGAQGSSEGFANVVEALRGMQHNVERSMTAFTNAEEEIKTTLDKKV
- a CDS encoding toxin glutamine deamidase domain-containing protein, which codes for MEMPDAVKWLLPIVVGESWPEGDEDKLRDLRDAWHNASKAIQPIADTATKGATEVLGGWSGQGAEKFAEAWKKFVEGDEAYFKSLADSSKALGDSCNATALDVEYTKYMIIISLVILAAQIVAMIAAAAVTFGGSTAGIAPAQIATRMTVQMIFRQLMQKLAQEGFKKVAKELLEKLLKEGLKKIGKEVLQNTAMNLAMDAGIQGLQMAKGDRDSWDSSKTKDSAISGAVDGVVGAGSSSIGKGATKGLSDSVGGQIVDSAARGAVRGAAEGVASTVGQAAVTGDLDKLSAKDVLMGASGGAVGGGVDGAKSQIGDIRAANTPTAAGDGPPAPDVDSPDSGTPSHTPGSSDSGSSSDSRSSSRSDSAADSSPRSTADSDAASSRGSADPQPRSEGGPQRAADSDRVDQSSTRAPERPADAPANTGDGQRAAQTHQNAPAATADNGPGQQQAAPGSQQQAPAAQTQAPAAGAAQTPAGSPAPASSPASGPASGPTQSPASTPASTPASGAASGSTQSPTSNPASGPASGPTQSPASTPASTPASGAASGSTQSPTSNPASGAASGPTQSPASTPASGAASGPTQSPTSSPASGADSSSSQSPAHSSSQSSAMPPAASSGAPTSTGAPSSSGGSSSGGYGMAPNPGSSSPAPSGGYGMAPGGNPPGNGPAPGGFPSPGHDPSRPGRPNDGVQAAGFTGNGGPQQPRFDQPPAPMPFQGQQPMQPPPPGGFAPPPPPPGGGGPMPPRGPHGQPGPMGPRPTGPQPPPQQPGQGGYPQDRGPRQRPQQPPQPPQPPGPQGPPRPPQGYQGRPGPGPGPNGGIPPRPQTPPPGPPPGSRGPAGHPPRPQHPGNGPFPGNRGPVPPPPPGHHPGQPGRPGPQSGRPMPPGAEPPRFGGPQRPPQVPAPRPGHDGNAAPQDRTRQPQRPPQQQPPMRPAEQAPRQESPDVPRDAELPKDVDALRDTDAPKDTDVPKDTDAPRNTETPKDVETPKDVETPKDTETPQDVTPDDRTTDEPGTTVDEPYLTDPDFHTDDPAAYRALAETQIDKRGFDAETGEARSEQVRREALAKRDTHEDPRVREMSDQGAYAVHSYTRTDMAERITHAQRHGGAELDALRPHIEAITSGLNEMPAYEGLVSRRVNFNGNESAIRSFLEAHARGQVIVDPQMLSTSRVTPDHPRSTFPGEVEMRIQSKTGRHIEDLASLKDEREVLMKSATQLRVTDVKMGPGHPDHPDYRKRLDDGSPNDLPKWIVECEEVVAGEDGHLSPDEVHQKVAERREFNNAVQERLAREAADQEAQLRRDHPELFQNKGLAGLETKLADGKGGWVDAADTPAQDIPKPREHVPEGGWSELAKPLDEGGTPVIHAGSAETPHQQVRLLMDAIPAIGEANSRNYYAPESWQDGYRTNSAESLVAFEDRMNGGDSVAGPSTGGSPLQHVSDRVGGQWSDRNGFADVARELGGRPVGARTAVAFEQHAAAEPNAPEGSPRSKDRIETRIVAAVHTPHGVVFADPMTGRLATLPDDPTSIKAMPMGGGDAPHPPEAPEQTHTDKSPEAETPVREQSPKTGLDIADRLKGPEETPKRLDESYLGDENFRGMPEDHKSLRDRYDNADLAEQAREKALKRLEASPLKDRVSPEAAEAIYSYSREHAYAINEANRRGEAHPDFENAQRSTRAIVGALNELPDFHGEAIRGIDTKGDLRAAAIMAAHYEPGQTVPEPTMTSSTIKTSPDTKSKFGEDVEIHIVSKTGKDVSSLAENPGENEAINKPATQLYVHSKEFKTPPLVDRPKWVIHAEEVTPGDPRYLDPETAKQKMDERRARHAAEAPELARLAQARSMARLGGFDEPQTPHLTTENPARHGVADADKGPEYGEQTAQDHSVTDDTAELPVPERDYSSMAVATNPPSEPAIHAGSASPARQAAYLADRHPRLAEVNPHFHDPDALANGYRSNCTRTPGAYMDRLNGIDSTADPLLVHEMDSQGSLDHVEERFGGQFSDRADYDTVIREMRGMPTEHHAVVAVKYLDENGVERGHIAMVANTRDGVAFIDPQSGALMSLPHPPLGMKLMHVGVPEGPAAQHTDGHTTRTDTASARPADPRIAFARPDQPVDPRLAYAREDTPDVPPSRIGPDGRPIVTPPRDTGYGMAPDEQPDGNRAEGERFLNDPEVAAAVDGLAPDKKRAVHEDENGVKHDVGPMRDFIREQLPAHPELVRLMEHPDNAYLRASLLHNPMTIGSLLLHPEAIPLLEDALRDVEERGHQLIDDVRQDGPGDTPLTPEQRDLANAAADIAADVDPRDQYHAGFDRADKGDPGKIQEFLAAEREAWPRNQGDLNRIAERIAADNNGDASGRPGPKDDDRAKAKIAGYDGDASKLTDLVGVKIQFDTLADVYNALNAVMADPDLRIVSFDDRFANPQDSGYRDLQMNVRLPNGHVAELRLHLKHIDTVSAYEHALYEVRRDFPTYNRTLDENNKKRLTPEQALLEAALMDRVREKFMTGLRKGLPPEENT